TTAAATTTTTTAATGCCTCGGTTTTTTTCATGCCGATATGCTTTACAAAGTATTGTTGTCGGTTTAGATTGCTAGGCTCGACTACGTCAAAGTCGGCTAGCACAAGCTTTGCTACACCTACGCGAGCAAGGCTTAAGGCAATGTTTGATCCAAGTCCTCCAAGTCCGGCTACTCCGATGCAGGCATTTGATAAAGCCTCATTTAGCTCAGGCGAATTTCTTGCGGCTATCATTGCTTTTAAAACATCTTTTTGAGGCATAACACCACGTTTTATAAACACTACGTTAGAACCGTCATTTAGCACTAAATTTTCTTTTGTTGCAAAGCCGTCAACGATAAAAATATCAGGCTCATCGGCATTAAATTTAGTTAAAAATTTATAAATTTCTCCATTTTTATTATCAAAAATTTCAGACTTTAACTCATTCAAATCACTTGCCAAAACTTCAAATTTAACACCGTTTATTACTATTTGCTTCATTAACCGCCTCCTACAAATTCTACCACTTCATATTTTTTACCAAGGCCCATCGTCTGTTCTTGCCACATGTTTCTTGGTAAAATTTCATAGTCGCGCTCAAGTGCTATAAATTTGAGTTCAAATCCAAATTTGAGTAAAAATTCCTCTACTGTCATATCACTTTCAAGAGTGATTTCTTTGCCGTTCAGGACTATGTTTACCATTATGAAGTGCCTTAAAATTTTATCGTGGTATTGTATCTAAAATTTATAAATGGAAAAAAGAAGACGGAAAGCTCCGTCTTTAGATTATTTGTAAGTTTTTACAAACTCTGCTATCCTAGCGATAGCCTTTTTGATACTTCCTATATCTGTAGCAAAGCTTATCCTAAAATATCCATCCATACCAAATCCAACCCCAGGAACAGTGGCTACATTTGCTTTTAAAAGCATGTCTTGACAAAATTTCATGCTATCTGGTTCAACTTTAGAGCAGTTTACAAATAGATAAAATGCACCTTTTGGCGAGTCTACACTAAGCCCATCTATCTCGTTTATAAGATTAACTGCGATATCGCGACGTGATTGATACTCGCGTCTCATGCGTTCTATATCATCGTCTGTTTTTCCTAAAAGTGAAGGTATGGCACCTGCTTGGACGATAGAGCTTATGTTGCTAGTACTTTGGCTTTGTAGCTTTTTCATGGCTGCATTTAGCTCGTTTATCGGACTTGCTATGTAACCAAATCTCCAACCCGGCATTGCGCCGCATTTGCTTAGTCCATTTATCGTGACGGTGCGATTAAAAAGATCTTGACTAACAGATGCAACTGATACAAATTCTACGTCATAAACTAATTTTTCATAAATTTCATCGCTTGTTATGATGATGTCAGTGCCCTTTAGCACCTCTCCAAGAGCTGCTATCTCATCGCGAGTATATACTGATCCTGTTGGATTTGTAGGGTGGTTTAGGCTTAAAATTTTTGTTTTTGGAGTTATAGCGTCTTTGAGTTGTTGAGGGGTGATTTTAAATTCAGTGCTTTCGTTTGTTTCGATAAATACAGGCTTGCCTCCGCAGAATTTCACTATCTCCGGGTAACTTACCCAATACGGGCTTGGTATGATAACTTCATCGCCCTCATCAACAAGTGCTTGAAAGACGTTAAATAAAGAATGCTTGGCTCCGACGTTTGTTATTATCTGGCTAGGTTCGTATTTTAGTCCGTTATCTCTTTCAAATTTAGCCGAGATTGCTTTTAAAACTTCAGCCGTTCCAGGAACCGGGGTGTATTTTGAGCAGCCTTTATCAAGTGCTTCTTTTACACTGTTTTTTATAGTTACAGGTGTGTCAAAGTCAGGTTCGCCCGCTGAAAGACTGATGACATCAATCCCTGCCGCCTTCATCTCTTTTGCTTTTGAGCTGATTGCTATTGTTAAAGACTCGCTTAGAGTTTGCATTCTTTTTGCTAAAACCATTTTTAACTTCCCCTTTGTAAATTTTTTAAAGTAATTTTATAACAAATAATTTTTGAAGCGACCCAAAAATTTAAAATTTAAGATCGCTTTTTAACCTCATGTTTCAATAAGTAATCAATTAATAGTTTTTAGATAACTATTGTCATTTAAAAACAGATAAAGTTCTCCTAAAATTTGTTTTTTCTGTGTTTCGTTGATTAAATTTGACTTTTCAAGCCTTTCGTTCAAAGTGTCTTGTATCTCGTAAATATCATAGTCAAGATCCTCCATGATATCAAGTATCGACTGACTTTCGATCACATCTTTTATAGTGTAGCCTTCAGGCGTAAGCTCTATCGTTGCTTCCGTAGGATGAGTAAAGAGGTTGTGCTTCATCCCAAGAACTTCTTGATACGCACCAACTAGGAAAAATCCCAAAAAATACTCCTCCTTTTCAACATCTACATCGTGCAAGAAGAGCTGATTACCGTCTTCGTTGTAGCTTATCTCGCCGTCGCTATCGCATGTTATATCCCAGATACAAGCAGGAAGTGTAGGGCGTATATCAAGCCTATCTAATGGCATGATAGGGAAGTTTTGCTGTAAACCCCAAAAATCGGGCATGGATTGAAACATCGAGAAATTTACTAGATAACGCTCTTTTATCTCCTCTTGTATGCGCACAAGGTCTGCGGTGCTGTTTTTATTGCCAAGCATGATAACGGCTTTTTTACTTATCAGCTGGACTAAAATTTCTGCATTTGAGCGATCTTGAAGATCAACATAACCAAGGTCAAACAGCGTAAGCACACTTTCCATATGGTGGATCGCATCATGCAGATATTCAAGTGCATTTGAAGGCTTTATCGTCTCGTAAAGATCGTAAAGTTCGGTTATTAAAGGTGGATTTTTCTTTTTTAAATTTAGCTTTTCTTCGGTATGGTCTTGGCTGAAAAGTTCAAGCACAGGAGCCACCAAAAGTGCGTGAGAAGCCGAAACAAAACGCCCGCTTTCTATAAAAATATCAGGCTCGAATTCATTTTTTTGATTTGCGATATTTTTTAGAAGATAAACAACGTCGTTTGCATATTCGTTTAGAGTATAGTTGCGGCTTATAGTTTGTTTAAATTGCGAATACTCAATCGCCAAACCGCCGCCTAAATTTATGGCTTTTAGGTTTGTTGCACCCATTTTTCTTAGCTCAACATAGATGTTGCCTGCCTCGGTTAGCGCCTTTTTAAGTGGGTGAATTTCATTTATTTGCGAGCCGATATGAAAGTGTATCATAGTAAAGCAGTCAAGCAAATTCGCTTTTTTAAGCAAATTTACCGCTTCGATAAGCTCGGTTGAAGTTAGTCCGAATTTAGAATAAATTCCACCGCTCTTAGCCCATATGCCAGAGCCTGCAGAGTGCAGACGTATGCGAAGTCCGATGTTTGGTTTTGGGGCAAATCTCTCCTTTGCGGTTGCGATGATCGCTTCAAGCTCATTTAGGCCCTCGATGGTTAAAGTTATGTTGTGTCCCATTTCAGCCGCGATAAAGCCGATATTTATAAGCTCTTTGTCTTTAAATCCGTTTACCGTTATTGGTGCGCCGTCGTTGTTGTATGCCATAGTCAAAAGAAGCTCTGCCTTACTTCCTGCTTCAAGCCCGTAGTTATACGGCTTGCCAAGGCGTGTTAGGTTTTTAACAAAACCTGGGTATTGATTTACTTTTAGAGGAAAAACCGCGTTAAAATTGCCTTTATACTCAAATTCCTTTTTTGCCTTAGCAAAGCTTGCATGAATTTGCTCGATCTGCTTTTGTATAAGGTGTGGAAAACGAAGAAGCAATGGACCTCTATAGCCCTCTTTGCGTATATCTTTTACAATGTCGATTATCGCTGGTTTTCCTGCCGAATTTATGCAAACCTTGCCATTTTCTATGACAAAATTTGAGTTTCCCCAGATATTTAAACCATAATCATTCATTATCAAGTTCCTTTTCAAGCTCATTTAAATTTATAGTTTTTTCGGTTTTATTGTCTAAATTTTTATACCAAATTTGACTATTTGCGCGTTCATTTTCTCCTATGCAAAGGAAAATTTTAGCGCCTTTATTGTCTGCTATTTGCAAATGTTTTTGAAGTTTTTTGGCTTCATAGGATATCTCTACTTTAAATTTATCCCGCATTTTAGTCCCAAGCGAATATACAAAGTCCAAATTTTGCTCATCTAATGCACAAATATAAACTCCGTTTCGCTCGTTTTTAATATCTCTTGAGCTTAAAATTTCCATTATACGCTCTATGCCCATGGCAAATCCAACTCCATAGCTTGCTTTCCCACCAAGATACTCCACAAGCCTATCATATCGTCCGCCACCGGCTACCGCGCTTTGAGAGCCTATCTCATTGCTAATAAACTCAAATGCAGTCTTACAGTAATAATCAAGCCCTCGCACAAGCTTTGGATCAACCTCATAACCTATGTTGTTTTCGTCTAAAATTTTCTTTAGCTTATCAAAGTCATCCGCAGCTTCTTTGCTTAAAT
This is a stretch of genomic DNA from Campylobacter sp. RM6914. It encodes these proteins:
- the thiF gene encoding sulfur carrier protein ThiS adenylyltransferase ThiF, translated to MKQIVINGVKFEVLASDLNELKSEIFDNKNGEIYKFLTKFNADEPDIFIVDGFATKENLVLNDGSNVVFIKRGVMPQKDVLKAMIAARNSPELNEALSNACIGVAGLGGLGSNIALSLARVGVAKLVLADFDVVEPSNLNRQQYFVKHIGMKKTEALKNLITDVNPFVEVITHDVLLDSSNVAEVFAPCSIVCEAFDNVVGKAMIVNEAGLSLKDKQIIGASGMAGHYSSNLIKTIKFAKNVHICGDLVNAAKHGQGLMAPRVAICANHEANLAIRLLMGLEAN
- the thiS gene encoding sulfur carrier protein ThiS; its protein translation is MVNIVLNGKEITLESDMTVEEFLLKFGFELKFIALERDYEILPRNMWQEQTMGLGKKYEVVEFVGGG
- a CDS encoding pyridoxal phosphate-dependent aminotransferase; amino-acid sequence: MVLAKRMQTLSESLTIAISSKAKEMKAAGIDVISLSAGEPDFDTPVTIKNSVKEALDKGCSKYTPVPGTAEVLKAISAKFERDNGLKYEPSQIITNVGAKHSLFNVFQALVDEGDEVIIPSPYWVSYPEIVKFCGGKPVFIETNESTEFKITPQQLKDAITPKTKILSLNHPTNPTGSVYTRDEIAALGEVLKGTDIIITSDEIYEKLVYDVEFVSVASVSQDLFNRTVTINGLSKCGAMPGWRFGYIASPINELNAAMKKLQSQSTSNISSIVQAGAIPSLLGKTDDDIERMRREYQSRRDIAVNLINEIDGLSVDSPKGAFYLFVNCSKVEPDSMKFCQDMLLKANVATVPGVGFGMDGYFRISFATDIGSIKKAIARIAEFVKTYK
- the speA gene encoding biosynthetic arginine decarboxylase, whose protein sequence is MNDYGLNIWGNSNFVIENGKVCINSAGKPAIIDIVKDIRKEGYRGPLLLRFPHLIQKQIEQIHASFAKAKKEFEYKGNFNAVFPLKVNQYPGFVKNLTRLGKPYNYGLEAGSKAELLLTMAYNNDGAPITVNGFKDKELINIGFIAAEMGHNITLTIEGLNELEAIIATAKERFAPKPNIGLRIRLHSAGSGIWAKSGGIYSKFGLTSTELIEAVNLLKKANLLDCFTMIHFHIGSQINEIHPLKKALTEAGNIYVELRKMGATNLKAINLGGGLAIEYSQFKQTISRNYTLNEYANDVVYLLKNIANQKNEFEPDIFIESGRFVSASHALLVAPVLELFSQDHTEEKLNLKKKNPPLITELYDLYETIKPSNALEYLHDAIHHMESVLTLFDLGYVDLQDRSNAEILVQLISKKAVIMLGNKNSTADLVRIQEEIKERYLVNFSMFQSMPDFWGLQQNFPIMPLDRLDIRPTLPACIWDITCDSDGEISYNEDGNQLFLHDVDVEKEEYFLGFFLVGAYQEVLGMKHNLFTHPTEATIELTPEGYTIKDVIESQSILDIMEDLDYDIYEIQDTLNERLEKSNLINETQKKQILGELYLFLNDNSYLKTIN